Within Fusobacterium gonidiaformans ATCC 25563, the genomic segment GCAAGGGAAATACCCTGTAATTTTTATTAGTTTTAAAGGCTTAATAGGAGATACTTTAGAAAAACTTATAGATAGCTTAAAAGTTAAGATTTCTAAGTTATTTGCTGAATACAGAGACTTAATAGAAAAATTAGATAAATTTGATACTGCTTTATTTGAAAAAATGATATTAAGGGAAGATATAAGTGAGGCAGAACTTAGTGAATCATTACTGACATTAACAGATATACTATACAGATATTATAAAAAGCAGGTAATAGTTTTAATAGATGAGTATGATGCACCATTAACATATGCTTATGGACAAGGTTATTATAAAGAGGCAGTAGATTTTTTCAAAACTTTGTATGGAAATGTTCTAAAGACTAATTCAAATCTTAAAATGGGAGTTCTTACAGGTGCTATAAGAGTAGCTCAGGCAGGAATATTTTCTGACCTTAATAATATTGAAACTCATACAATACTTGATGAAGCCTATGATGAATATTTTGGGCTTTTAGAAAATGAAGTTGAAAATATTTTAATAGAATATAAGTCTGAAGATAAATTAGAAGATGTTAAATCTTGGTATGATGGCTATAAATTTGGAAATATGGAAGTATACAATCCGTGGAGTATTTTAAGATATGTAAAATATAAAAAATTAGATGCTTACTGGATAAATACTTCAGGAAATGCTTTAATTAAAGAATTATTACTTCTTTCAGATGGAACAGTTTTTGAGGATTTGGATAATTTAGTAAACGGTCAGGAAAAAAATATATATGTTAATGAGAGTATAGCTTTAGGAAATGATTTAGACCCTAATAGAATTTGGGAGATTATGTTATTTTCTGGATATTTAACTGTAAAAGAAAAAATAAGTAATGAATCATATTTAATAAAAATTCCTAACAAAGAAATTCAATCATTTTTTAAAGGACTTTTTGCTGAAATAGTATTTAAAGGAAAAAGTAACATAACAAGTATGAAAGCAGCTTTAGAAAATAAAGATATAAATACTATCATAAGAATTTTAGAAAAGGTTGTGCTTAATGCAATAAGTTTTTATGATACAAATAAAAAATTAGAAAATCCATATCAAACATTACTTGCAGGATTTTTATATGCCTTAGATGATTATTATGAAATGAAACCAAATCCAGAAACAGGATATGGCAGAGCTGATATAATTTTAAAACCTAGAAATAAAAAATGGATAGGATATATATTTGAACTGAAAAGAGCTAAAACTAAAAATCTTGAAAAAGAGGCAGAAAAAGCCCTTGAGCAGATAGAAGAAAAGAAATACGATACTATATTAATAAGTGAAGGAATAAAAGAGATAATAAAAATAGGTTTGGTATTTGATGGGAAAAAAGCAGTAGCTTATTATTAAGAAAAGATACTGAATTTGAAGCTATATGAAAAGTATATAGTAAAAATGGGGGATTTAATGTGAAAATAGAAAAAATTAAAATCCAAAACTTTCGTTGTTATGAAAAAACAGAATTATAATTAAAAAATGATTATACAGTTTTAATTGGAATAAATGGAGCAGGAAAAACTACTATTTTAGATGCAATCTCTATGGTTCTTTGTCAAATAGTGTTGATGAAGAATAAAATGTGAAATTTTTAAGAGGATTTTAGAGATTTTGAAGACAAAATCTCTAAAGTCCTTTTTTCTATCCTGAAAAAATAAAATCGTATCTTAAAAAAAAAGAGTTTTCAAGATTCTTTCCCTGAACCTTAAAAACTCCTTTTATCCTTTTCTATCTTTTCTTCCTCATACAATAATATCTTCTACTTCCATTCCCACATAAGCAATCAAATCTTCTGTGGCAAGCTCAATTTGTAATCCTCTCATACCGCCACTGACAATAATACTTTCTTTGTTTCTTGCAGAAGAATGAAGAAAAGTTCTATGTTTTTTCTTAATCCCAATGGGAGAACATCCCCCACGAATATAGCCTGTCATTGGCAATAATTGCTTCATTTCTATCATTTCTACTTTTTTAGAAGATGATACCTTCGCTAATTTCTTCAAATCAATGGTATCACTTCCCGGAATACAGGCAACGATCATTTCTTTCTTTTCATTTACTAATACCAATGTTTTAAAGATTCTTGTTATATCTTGACCTGTTTTCAAAGCAACATCAATGGCACCTAAGTGATTTTCATCGACTTCATATTCATAGTACTGATATTGAATCTTTGCCTTATCCAATTCTCTCATTGCATTTGTTTTTTTCATAACGAGTCTCCCATGTAAAAAAGAGGTATTCGCTCTTTTACAAATACCCCCTCATTCCTTTACTCTCCTATTACAATTATTCTATTCTTTTACAACAGTTAAATTCACTTCTGTTCCATCCATTTCTAATACTCCATAATCGTTTTTAAAATGAACGGAAATTTTTTCATCTTCTGTTGCAACTTTAACCCCATCTGCTGCTTCTACTCTTTTTGCTGCATATTCTTGATCTTCAATTACGATAGTTGCTGTTTCAAAGTTATCAGAAGACTTCACAACAATATTAGCTTCTCCATCCTCTCTTGTAAAAGTAATTACTTGTTCCTCTGCTGCAGGAGTCTCAACTGCTTGTTCTACTTGAGTTGCTTCTTCCACTTTTGCTTCTTCTTTTTGTCCACATGCAACCAATCCTAATGCTAATACTGCTAATAATAAAAACTTTTTCATTTTTTTTACTTCCTCCTATGAATATTTATATTATATTTATCTATAAATTCTTTCTTAAACTTTTGAAATTCACCTTTCTTAATAGCTTCTCTGGCATCTTTCATCAGTTGAACAAGAAAATATAAATTATGATATGATGTTAATCTTGCTCCTAAAATTTCATCGACTTTTAGTAAATGACGAATATAAGCTCTGCTATAATTTCTACAAACATAACAATCACATTCCTCATCTAAAGCCCTTGTATCTTCTGCATATTCTGCATTTTTAATCACCAAACGTCCATGCTTTGTAAAAACGGTTCCATGTCTTGCAATTCTTGTAGGCTGTACACAGTCCATCATGTCAATTCCACTTTCAACCGCCTCTAGCATATCAATCGGTTCTCCAACTCCCATTAAATATCTAGGTTTATTTTCCGGACATTTTTCAACAATAGAATCTAAGATTCGATACATATCTTCCCGAGGTTCTCCCACAGCAAGACCGCCAATCGCATAACCTGAAAAATGTTCGTCCATTTCTAATAATTCCTCTAAACTCTTTTGTCGTAAATCCTCGTAGATTCCTCCTTGTACAATAGCAAATAAACCTTGCTTATCTGCCTTTTGATGTGCTTCAACACATCTCTTTGCCCAACGAGTCGTTCTTTCTATGGAGGGAATTAAATACTCTCTCGTAGAAAGTCCAGGAGGACATTCATCAAATAACATCGCAATATCAGAACCTAGATGATTCTGAATCTCAATTGATTTTTCTGGAGAAATGAATCTCTTAGATCCATCAATATGAGAACTAAAATACACTCCCTCTTCTTTTATTTTTCGAAGTGCACCTAAACTAAAAACTTGAAACCCTCCACTATCCGTTAAAATTGGCTTTTTCCAACTCATAAATTGATGTAAGCCTCCTAAACGATCAATCAAATCATCCCCAGGTCTTAAAAATAAATGATAGGTATTCCCTAAGATAATCTGTGTTCCAATATCATCTAGTTCTTCCTTTGTCATTGCCTTTACAGTAGCCTGTGTTCCTACTGGCATAAAGACAGGAGTCTCTATTATTCCATGTGGAGTCTGAATTTTTCCAGCTCTTGCCTTTCCATCCGTCATCTCCAAAGTATATGTTACTGGTAATTTTTTCATTTTTTCTCCGTTTAATCTCTCTCAATTGATAAAACATCTCGAATTTTTGAAATATTGTTTATTAATTGATTATATTCTTCTTTATCATTTATTTCAATAGTAAATTTTAAACTAGCCAATAATTTGCCTTCTCTGTTTATTTCATGACTATTTACTGATGAAATATGAATCTTATGATTGGAAATCACATTGACAACATCCATTAAAATTCCATCTCGATTATTTACAAAAACAGTAAAACCAAAATTGTATTTATTTGCCTTCGTATGAATCAATTTTTCATCCCAAGAAACTATGATTTCTCGACTAGGATCCATCTTTAACATCGACTGATAATTCATACAATCTTTTCTATGTACCGTAATTCCTGTAAGTCTAGTAACATAGCCACCAATTTCATCTCCTGGTAAAGGAGTACAACATTTTGCAAAACGAATTAAAGTATTGTTAATTCCATCAATCACAATTCCAAAATCATTTTTTCCACGAGAAGGTTTCTCCTCTTTTTTGGTCATAATATCTTCTAGCTTAATTTCAGAAGCCACTTTTTCTTTTTCAATTTTACTTCGTAATTTAGAAATAATAATTTCTAGTTTACTTCTCTTTTCCCCTACATGATAATAGAATTCTTCCATACTTTTAATATTGTTTTTTTCCATGTGCTTTAAAATAATGGAATCCGTGTCTAAATCTTTAAGGCTCATTCCCAATCTTACAAGTTCTTTCTCTAAACTTTCTCTTCCGGCCTTTGTAATCTCCTCCGCATTAACATCTTTTAAGAACTTACGAATCTTACTTTTTGCTCCATGAGTTCTTACAATCTCTAACCAATCTTTACTAGGACCTTTTG encodes:
- a CDS encoding AAA family ATPase, which encodes MKKIPIGIEDFKMLITDDYFYIDKTKFIEEILNDGSLVKLFTRPRRFGKTLNMSMLKNFFDIRGAEENKKLFDSLYIEKSPVFAEQGKYPVIFISFKGLIGDTLEKLIDSLKVKISKLFAEYRDLIEKLDKFDTALFEKMILREDISEAELSESLLTLTDILYRYYKKQVIVLIDEYDAPLTYAYGQGYYKEAVDFFKTLYGNVLKTNSNLKMGVLTGAIRVAQAGIFSDLNNIETHTILDEAYDEYFGLLENEVENILIEYKSEDKLEDVKSWYDGYKFGNMEVYNPWSILRYVKYKKLDAYWINTSGNALIKELLLLSDGTVFEDLDNLVNGQEKNIYVNESIALGNDLDPNRIWEIMLFSGYLTVKEKISNESYLIKIPNKEIQSFFKGLFAEIVFKGKSNITSMKAALENKDINTIIRILEKVVLNAISFYDTNKKLENPYQTLLAGFLYALDDYYEMKPNPETGYGRADIILKPRNKKWIGYIFELKRAKTKNLEKEAEKALEQIEEKKYDTILISEGIKEIIKIGLVFDGKKAVAYY
- a CDS encoding ATP-binding protein, whose translation is MNGAGKTTILDAISMVLCQIVLMKNKM
- the ybaK gene encoding Cys-tRNA(Pro) deacylase, yielding MKKTNAMRELDKAKIQYQYYEYEVDENHLGAIDVALKTGQDITRIFKTLVLVNEKKEMIVACIPGSDTIDLKKLAKVSSSKKVEMIEMKQLLPMTGYIRGGCSPIGIKKKHRTFLHSSARNKESIIVSGGMRGLQIELATEDLIAYVGMEVEDIIV
- the tgt gene encoding tRNA guanosine(34) transglycosylase Tgt; the encoded protein is MKKLPVTYTLEMTDGKARAGKIQTPHGIIETPVFMPVGTQATVKAMTKEELDDIGTQIILGNTYHLFLRPGDDLIDRLGGLHQFMSWKKPILTDSGGFQVFSLGALRKIKEEGVYFSSHIDGSKRFISPEKSIEIQNHLGSDIAMLFDECPPGLSTREYLIPSIERTTRWAKRCVEAHQKADKQGLFAIVQGGIYEDLRQKSLEELLEMDEHFSGYAIGGLAVGEPREDMYRILDSIVEKCPENKPRYLMGVGEPIDMLEAVESGIDMMDCVQPTRIARHGTVFTKHGRLVIKNAEYAEDTRALDEECDCYVCRNYSRAYIRHLLKVDEILGARLTSYHNLYFLVQLMKDAREAIKKGEFQKFKKEFIDKYNINIHRRK